Proteins from one Dysgonomonas sp. HDW5A genomic window:
- a CDS encoding porin family protein produces the protein MKIKTFLLLVILISLSSVNAQQLGVRAGVNLSNTQVELNGIDTKSYVGFNIGAISDFNLPFDGWKINAGLLFSNQGFALKQDYGNNSGLTYNFITNTIEVPVNVRKEFNLLIVKQYIQAGLYSSYVLSGRVKDGDTSHSLDFKNNSDRFDTGFSVGIGSYLTKNIQILINYDHGFTKSEINFGDQVIASKNRRWGLSAGYMF, from the coding sequence ATGAAAATTAAAACTTTTTTACTTTTAGTCATATTGATCTCTTTAAGCTCTGTCAATGCACAACAATTAGGGGTAAGAGCAGGTGTGAACTTAAGTAATACTCAAGTCGAATTAAATGGGATCGATACAAAGTCATATGTCGGATTTAATATAGGTGCGATATCGGATTTTAATCTGCCGTTTGATGGCTGGAAAATAAATGCAGGGTTGTTGTTCTCTAATCAAGGGTTTGCATTGAAACAAGATTACGGAAATAATAGCGGGCTTACCTATAACTTTATAACTAACACTATTGAGGTACCAGTGAATGTGAGAAAGGAGTTTAATTTGCTTATAGTTAAACAGTATATTCAAGCAGGCCTATATTCCTCCTATGTCTTATCAGGGCGAGTAAAGGATGGAGATACTTCACATTCACTGGATTTCAAAAATAACTCCGATCGTTTTGATACCGGGTTTAGTGTGGGAATCGGTTCTTATCTGACTAAGAATATTCAGATATTAATTAATTACGATCATGGATTTACAAAGAGCGAAATAAATTTCGGAGATCAGGTTATAGCATCGAAGAATCGTAGATGGGGGCTTTCGGCAGGATACATGTTTTAA
- a CDS encoding polymer-forming cytoskeletal protein, with translation MFNKKAKTETILADRTYSVLSQGLTLSGEINTKDDLRIDGTVDGNIYCEGKVIVGPTGCVTGNIESESIELMGKVNGNIVVHDIIMLKSSSYYDGDITAVSIDIEAGANFFGNCRMSDASKHEPKPILINS, from the coding sequence ATGTTTAATAAAAAAGCAAAAACAGAAACAATACTGGCAGATCGCACATACAGTGTCCTTTCTCAAGGGTTAACTCTTTCCGGAGAAATAAACACGAAGGATGATTTACGAATTGATGGGACTGTAGATGGCAATATATATTGTGAAGGAAAAGTAATAGTAGGACCCACAGGTTGTGTTACCGGCAATATCGAAAGCGAAAGTATCGAGCTGATGGGTAAAGTTAATGGCAATATAGTTGTACATGATATAATTATGCTCAAATCCTCATCTTACTATGACGGTGACATTACGGCTGTAAGTATCGATATTGAAGCCGGTGCTAATTTCTTCGGAAATTGTAGAATGAGTGATGCTTCGAAGCATGAACCAAAGCCAATACTTATCAACTCATAA
- a CDS encoding exonuclease SbcCD subunit D C-terminal domain-containing protein, with translation MKLLHTADWHIGQNFFGYDRKEEHIFFLNWLKDQVRETQADVLLVSGDVFDSPNPSAESQKIYYKFLHQVSLANSHLQIVIVAGNHDSAGRLEAPSPLLEEMNVSIKGIVKRTPEGEIDYNNLLVPLKKNGITEAWCIAVPYLRQGDYPPSETYSKGVAAMYAALYDELVKVKEPAHPVIAMGHLQATGSELSDNDRSERTIIGGLECISPEIFDKQDIVYTALGHLHKAQRVSGRENVRYAGSPLPMSFAEKNYKQGVNLLELNNGKLENIERIEFIPPVKLLSLPKEPKSLSEVLDELELLPDGEITLQSPYLEIKVSITEPEPSMRHQIEESLKGKSVRLTRIAAITTRRERESQIMTYEELQAVNPLEMAQEVFRSRYDNEMPEEMAKLLQSVIREVQS, from the coding sequence ATGAAACTTCTTCATACGGCAGACTGGCATATAGGACAAAACTTCTTTGGTTACGATCGTAAAGAAGAACATATATTTTTTCTTAACTGGCTCAAAGATCAGGTTAGGGAAACTCAGGCAGATGTTCTTTTGGTGTCGGGTGATGTATTCGATAGCCCCAACCCTTCGGCTGAATCTCAAAAGATATACTATAAATTCCTCCATCAGGTTTCGCTGGCAAATTCACATTTGCAAATTGTAATTGTGGCAGGTAATCACGATTCTGCAGGACGCCTAGAAGCTCCCAGCCCATTATTGGAAGAAATGAATGTTTCCATTAAAGGAATCGTAAAACGAACACCTGAGGGTGAAATAGATTATAATAATCTGTTAGTTCCATTAAAGAAAAACGGTATTACCGAGGCTTGGTGTATTGCTGTGCCTTACTTGCGGCAGGGAGATTATCCGCCTTCGGAGACTTACAGCAAAGGAGTGGCTGCTATGTATGCCGCACTTTATGATGAATTGGTGAAAGTTAAAGAACCCGCTCATCCTGTGATTGCTATGGGGCATTTGCAGGCGACAGGATCGGAGCTATCAGATAATGATCGTTCGGAACGGACTATTATAGGTGGTTTGGAATGTATATCGCCCGAAATTTTTGATAAACAGGATATTGTTTATACTGCTTTGGGACACTTGCATAAAGCACAGCGGGTGTCGGGTCGAGAAAATGTACGTTATGCAGGCAGTCCGTTGCCCATGTCTTTTGCTGAAAAAAATTACAAACAAGGAGTTAACCTGTTGGAATTGAATAATGGAAAACTCGAAAATATAGAAAGGATAGAATTTATTCCTCCTGTGAAACTGCTTAGTTTACCTAAAGAACCCAAATCTTTATCGGAGGTATTGGATGAATTGGAACTTCTGCCCGATGGTGAGATTACATTACAATCGCCTTATCTCGAAATAAAAGTGTCGATCACAGAACCCGAACCCTCGATGCGTCATCAGATAGAAGAATCATTGAAAGGAAAATCGGTTCGTTTGACTCGTATTGCCGCCATCACCACACGGAGAGAACGGGAAAGCCAGATAATGACTTATGAAGAATTACAAGCCGTTAATCCCTTAGAAATGGCACAAGAAGTTTTTCGCAGTCGATATGATAATGAGATGCCCGAAGAAATGGCGAAACTTTTGCAATCGGTAATAAGGGAGGTACAATCATGA
- a CDS encoding SbcC/MukB-like Walker B domain-containing protein, protein MKILAIRGKNLASLEGEFEIDFASDPLKSAGIFAITGSTGAGKSTILDALCLSLFDDTPRTNNAGENIQIKDVQDNTINQKDSRNILRRGTIEGYAEVDFMALSGDKYRSKWMVRRARGRADGALQKTEVRLENLSTGVEEQGTKTEILLKIVELIGLSFDQFTRAVLLAQGDFATFLKAKQSDKAELLEKLTGTEIYSKISSQIYQRTKEAEQALNLLNERIKDVSLLTDEELEALIQEKIMLNKDLIPLKSQSSAIDKKLAWIKQDEQIRQEVLQAENELKKVHSLIEEAKPRYEYISKIDLSQEIRDTYIELSNKQKHLVLQQSNLFEREKEQAVISDQLKQAEQNLATSKIALEEHEQKYTTTKPDIAKARELDIKIQSGKEKLVEAQKEFAVQSELKTKLEHQIQAFQKDLKTGEQILNTLTQWFEKHDSYKEIVPRIDLIVNLLSDAQVSKSQSVKASNSLEANLSILKTRKEKLEKSEKEYERLNNLLPGEILALRLKLEDNVPCPVCGSTHHPMKKADSENDGNLQEKELEQAKKLLLEAISVDKEQIEVIQKEITQLETLIKNYKSQYNEAVSKLSGYLQHVSDWEIKLEQNSFQSELSEIANQWNQSKERLDKGTKYIESTTLKLESENKNLVTIVDEFSRREELFKNVTLLQEELIKERSTLLEGKSVEEVETLFETLQKQFSSKYEELRTQKDKLESDNAKIGGFISQIKGEIHTESEQVLSLQESVQDWINHNDYQISSEILNDLMAKSREWIALEKASLSDLKNQELTLNATLKERNTRQTKHGEEKDKPEEGQNKETLTEQLSEIENKSVAINKRLTEIEVAFATHNTGKERIKAFEKELNEKAALCENWKKLNVLLGSADGGKFKAIAQGYTLDILLVYANKHLEELSKRYKLQRIPDTLALQVVDNDMLGEIRTVHSLSGGESFLISLSLALGLSSLSSNRMKIESLFIDEGFGSLDIDTLSIAMDALENLQTQGRKIGVISHVAEMTERITTRVQVIKSANGRSKISVVG, encoded by the coding sequence ATGAAAATACTGGCTATACGAGGAAAAAATCTGGCATCGCTGGAAGGCGAGTTCGAAATAGACTTTGCATCTGATCCCCTAAAATCGGCAGGGATATTTGCCATAACAGGAAGTACAGGAGCAGGAAAATCAACCATTCTGGATGCTCTTTGCCTCTCGCTCTTTGATGATACCCCGCGTACCAACAATGCAGGCGAGAATATTCAGATTAAAGATGTTCAAGATAATACCATTAATCAGAAAGACAGCCGTAATATTTTGCGTAGAGGAACCATAGAAGGGTATGCCGAAGTTGATTTCATGGCTCTCAGTGGCGATAAGTACCGTTCGAAATGGATGGTGCGCCGTGCTCGTGGACGGGCTGACGGTGCTTTGCAAAAGACTGAGGTGCGACTCGAAAATCTATCTACAGGTGTAGAAGAACAAGGAACAAAAACCGAAATTCTTTTGAAAATAGTGGAACTTATCGGACTGAGTTTCGATCAGTTTACCCGTGCCGTTTTATTGGCTCAGGGCGATTTTGCCACTTTCCTGAAAGCTAAGCAAAGCGATAAGGCTGAACTTTTAGAGAAACTTACAGGAACAGAAATCTATTCTAAAATATCATCTCAGATCTATCAACGGACGAAGGAAGCCGAACAGGCTCTGAATCTGCTGAATGAGCGAATTAAAGATGTGAGCTTATTGACTGATGAAGAATTGGAAGCTTTGATTCAGGAGAAAATAATGCTCAATAAAGATTTAATTCCTCTAAAAAGCCAATCGTCAGCTATTGATAAAAAGCTGGCATGGATTAAGCAAGATGAACAGATCAGGCAAGAGGTGCTGCAAGCAGAGAATGAATTGAAAAAAGTGCATAGCCTTATCGAAGAAGCTAAGCCTCGTTACGAGTATATTTCGAAGATTGATCTTTCTCAGGAAATCAGAGATACTTATATTGAACTTTCTAATAAGCAGAAACATCTGGTCTTACAACAGTCTAATCTTTTTGAAAGAGAAAAAGAGCAGGCTGTTATTTCGGATCAATTGAAGCAAGCTGAGCAAAATCTGGCAACTTCGAAAATAGCTTTAGAGGAGCATGAGCAGAAATATACAACCACTAAGCCGGATATAGCAAAAGCAAGGGAATTGGATATTAAGATTCAGTCGGGAAAGGAAAAATTAGTTGAAGCGCAGAAAGAATTTGCAGTACAATCGGAACTGAAAACTAAGTTGGAACACCAGATTCAGGCATTTCAGAAAGATTTGAAAACAGGCGAGCAAATTTTAAATACTCTCACTCAATGGTTCGAGAAACATGACTCATATAAAGAGATTGTACCACGAATAGATTTGATTGTGAATCTGTTGAGTGATGCACAAGTCTCGAAATCACAATCTGTAAAAGCTTCCAATAGTTTGGAGGCGAATCTATCCATACTAAAGACCCGAAAAGAAAAGTTGGAGAAATCGGAAAAAGAATACGAAAGGCTAAACAATCTTTTGCCCGGTGAGATTCTGGCTTTACGTCTGAAATTAGAAGATAATGTACCCTGCCCTGTATGTGGAAGTACTCATCATCCGATGAAAAAGGCAGATTCTGAGAACGATGGTAATCTTCAGGAGAAAGAGTTAGAGCAAGCAAAAAAACTTCTGTTGGAAGCTATTTCTGTGGATAAAGAGCAGATCGAGGTTATACAAAAGGAAATAACTCAGTTAGAAACTTTAATCAAAAATTACAAGTCTCAATACAATGAGGCGGTTTCTAAATTGAGTGGGTATTTGCAGCATGTATCGGATTGGGAAATTAAATTAGAACAAAATAGTTTTCAATCGGAACTTTCGGAGATAGCCAATCAATGGAATCAAAGCAAGGAAAGATTAGATAAGGGCACTAAATACATCGAATCTACCACATTAAAGTTAGAATCTGAAAATAAGAATCTAGTAACCATTGTTGACGAGTTTAGTCGAAGAGAAGAGTTATTCAAGAATGTCACTTTGCTTCAAGAAGAATTAATCAAAGAACGAAGCACACTCTTGGAAGGAAAAAGTGTAGAGGAAGTTGAAACACTTTTTGAAACTTTACAGAAACAATTCTCCTCAAAATATGAGGAGCTGAGAACTCAAAAAGATAAACTGGAATCGGATAACGCCAAGATCGGAGGATTTATATCTCAAATAAAAGGTGAGATACATACCGAATCGGAACAAGTATTGAGTTTACAGGAATCGGTGCAGGATTGGATTAATCATAACGACTATCAGATATCATCTGAAATTCTAAATGACTTGATGGCTAAATCAAGGGAGTGGATTGCACTAGAAAAAGCATCTCTTTCTGATCTTAAAAATCAAGAACTGACGCTTAATGCAACTCTAAAAGAAAGGAATACCCGACAAACTAAACATGGGGAGGAAAAAGATAAACCCGAAGAGGGGCAAAATAAAGAAACTCTGACAGAACAGTTGTCCGAGATTGAAAATAAATCAGTTGCAATAAACAAACGCCTTACTGAGATTGAGGTGGCATTTGCTACCCACAATACAGGGAAAGAGCGTATAAAAGCTTTTGAGAAAGAGCTAAACGAAAAAGCTGCACTCTGCGAAAACTGGAAAAAGCTGAATGTTTTGCTCGGTTCTGCTGACGGAGGCAAATTTAAAGCCATTGCACAGGGTTATACTCTAGATATTCTATTGGTATATGCCAATAAGCATCTGGAGGAATTGAGCAAGCGGTATAAGTTGCAACGTATCCCGGATACTTTGGCTTTGCAGGTGGTAGACAATGATATGTTGGGCGAAATTCGCACGGTGCATTCTTTGTCGGGAGGAGAATCGTTTCTGATTTCTTTATCCTTGGCACTAGGTTTGTCGTCCTTATCGTCTAATCGGATGAAAATAGAATCTTTATTTATTGATGAAGGCTTTGGCTCATTAGATATAGATACTCTGAGTATTGCTATGGATGCTCTGGAAAATTTGCAAACACAAGGGCGAAAAATTGGCGTAATTTCGCACGTTGCAGAAATGACCGAACGAATTACTACACGTGTACAAGTTATAAAATCGGCTAACGGCAGAAGTAAAATAAGTGTGGTAGGGTAA
- a CDS encoding IclR family transcriptional regulator: MREEEKQISMITKSFEVLELLSKNPCGLTLQEVVTQLQYPKSSLYKIVSNLQELGYLGREMDSSRYFLSRKLLTLGVTAFNSSNIIERSKEYMKLLRDEVGESVMIGTLIDDEVVLLEQITGSLDFVFTLKQGMKFNLYSTAPGKVILAFLDKSKQNEIVDNLQLEAINEYTITDKELLKQELEIIRQQGYAADINETVEGVHCIAAPIWDETKKAIACVWTSGPAGRLPKKNIETIAQQIIECGLSISHNIGYRKV; this comes from the coding sequence ATGCGTGAAGAGGAAAAGCAAATTTCGATGATTACAAAATCATTTGAAGTATTGGAATTACTATCAAAGAATCCGTGTGGATTGACTTTGCAGGAGGTTGTCACACAATTGCAATATCCAAAGTCGTCACTTTATAAAATTGTATCTAATCTTCAGGAACTCGGTTATCTGGGGAGGGAGATGGATAGCTCTCGTTATTTTTTGTCTCGTAAACTACTGACTCTGGGGGTAACTGCTTTCAATAGCAGTAATATTATTGAACGTTCCAAAGAATACATGAAACTCTTACGTGATGAGGTGGGCGAGTCGGTAATGATAGGTACTCTTATTGATGACGAAGTTGTCTTGCTGGAACAAATAACAGGATCGCTGGACTTTGTGTTTACATTAAAGCAAGGAATGAAATTCAATCTTTATTCAACAGCACCCGGTAAGGTAATATTGGCTTTTTTAGATAAAAGCAAGCAAAATGAGATAGTCGATAATTTGCAACTCGAAGCGATAAATGAATACACAATCACAGATAAGGAATTACTAAAGCAAGAACTTGAAATTATTCGTCAACAAGGATATGCAGCAGATATCAATGAAACGGTGGAAGGTGTGCATTGTATTGCGGCTCCTATCTGGGATGAAACCAAGAAAGCTATTGCCTGTGTGTGGACGTCGGGGCCTGCGGGGCGTTTGCCAAAGAAAAATATAGAAACGATAGCTCAGCAAATCATAGAATGTGGACTGTCGATTTCGCATAACATTGGATATAGAAAAGTATAA
- a CDS encoding DUF1349 domain-containing protein has product MKKKIALLGCLVALAGQSVLAQSLDKMQWFNEPEKWEVKNNTLNMEVTPKSDYWRVSHYGFTVDDAPFYYATYGGEFEVKVKITGNYKTRFDQMGLMLRIDSERWIKAGVEFVDNKFNISAVVTDKKSDWSVLQLEKTPSFVWIKAVRRLDAVEFFYSLDDKNYIMIRNAPFQDNIPVMVGLMAASPDGDGFNAKFENFKVNQLPDMRRQEWLKNNQ; this is encoded by the coding sequence ATGAAAAAGAAAATCGCACTTTTAGGATGCTTAGTTGCATTAGCAGGTCAATCGGTTTTGGCTCAGAGTTTAGACAAAATGCAATGGTTTAATGAGCCTGAAAAATGGGAGGTTAAAAATAATACTCTCAATATGGAGGTAACCCCCAAATCTGATTATTGGAGAGTTTCACATTATGGGTTTACGGTAGACGATGCTCCGTTTTATTATGCAACGTATGGTGGCGAGTTTGAAGTAAAAGTGAAAATTACTGGAAATTATAAAACCCGATTCGATCAAATGGGCTTAATGCTTCGTATCGACAGTGAGAGATGGATTAAAGCAGGAGTTGAATTTGTAGATAATAAATTCAATATAAGTGCTGTGGTTACCGATAAGAAAAGTGATTGGAGTGTTCTTCAATTAGAGAAAACACCTTCGTTTGTTTGGATCAAAGCTGTAAGAAGACTCGATGCAGTAGAGTTTTTCTACTCATTGGATGATAAGAATTACATTATGATACGTAATGCTCCGTTTCAGGATAATATCCCTGTTATGGTTGGTTTAATGGCTGCAAGCCCCGATGGTGATGGCTTCAATGCGAAGTTTGAGAACTTCAAAGTGAATCAATTACCGGATATGCGTCGTCAGGAGTGGTTAAAGAATAATCAATGA
- a CDS encoding transglycosylase domain-containing protein: protein MKKFDFQKLTKISKDIFSTTKGKIKKWVANYIAYYKKSRWYKKIAILFATFIAALFGFLFLVDINFLWLFGKSPGLSEVNAPIQNVASELYSSDGKLLGKYFRENRTPVKFEEISPVLRESLISTEDERFYRHFGIDVQGLFAAVKDMFKGNARGASTITQQLAKNMFKVRSQYSTGLLGYIPGIKMVIMKSKEWILAVKLEMFYSKDEILTMYFNTVDFGSNTYGIKTASKSYFNTTPQDITIEQAATLVGLLKATTTYNPRINPENSMERRNVVLSNLLKNKYITKVEFDSLKQIPIILANNTETNTNGMALYFKDAVASFLSDWCKENDVDLYGDGLKIYTTVDYQMQQYAEEAVDKQMRIIQRNFNSHWGNENPWQDENHKEIPGFIENIAKKTSAYKDLKRKFPNQPDSIDFYLNKPHRLKVFDYETGTRDTTISTMDSIRYMEHFMHTGFVAMEPQTGFVKAWVGDINFGSWKYDKVTSERQPGSTFKLFVYAAAFNNGLSPCDTRIDQYTDWDVIDKGKPTKWVPRNADATYTGDTMYLKAAFARSINTIAVQLAKEVGIDAVIKTAHAMGIKTPLNETPSVSLGASDVSLLELVNSYCTVINDGMTHDPVLITRIEDRNGKVIYKYDPKQTQALPYETAFLMTEMLRSGLSEPGGTSQALWGFNLFNFDTDFGGKTGTSSNHSDAWFVGVTPKLVGGAWVGGEHRSIHFRTGALGQGSRTALPIFGYFMEKVLADKNLAAYRGQFPKPKQPISRNYQCQTPKRVEIDSTAVDSLAIEGVDIDNLIVPVEE from the coding sequence ATGAAAAAATTTGATTTTCAGAAACTTACTAAGATATCGAAAGATATTTTCTCTACAACAAAAGGCAAGATCAAAAAATGGGTAGCCAATTATATTGCCTATTATAAAAAATCACGCTGGTATAAAAAAATTGCAATCCTCTTTGCTACATTTATCGCAGCTCTTTTTGGATTCCTCTTTTTAGTTGATATAAACTTCCTTTGGTTATTCGGTAAATCCCCCGGATTATCGGAGGTGAATGCTCCCATACAAAATGTTGCATCGGAATTGTACAGTTCCGACGGTAAATTGCTGGGTAAATATTTCAGAGAGAACCGAACTCCGGTTAAGTTCGAAGAAATATCTCCGGTACTGAGAGAGTCATTAATCTCAACAGAAGACGAACGTTTTTACCGTCATTTCGGTATAGATGTGCAAGGATTATTTGCAGCCGTTAAAGATATGTTTAAAGGCAATGCTCGTGGGGCGAGTACTATAACTCAGCAGCTTGCAAAGAATATGTTCAAGGTAAGATCACAATATTCGACAGGATTATTAGGATATATACCGGGAATAAAAATGGTGATCATGAAATCCAAGGAATGGATTTTAGCAGTAAAGCTGGAAATGTTTTATAGCAAAGATGAGATACTAACCATGTATTTCAATACCGTTGATTTCGGCAGTAATACATACGGCATAAAGACGGCGAGTAAAAGTTATTTCAACACTACGCCTCAGGATATAACCATAGAACAAGCAGCCACATTAGTCGGATTACTGAAAGCAACCACCACATACAACCCTCGTATAAATCCCGAGAATAGTATGGAACGCCGCAATGTGGTACTAAGTAACCTATTAAAGAATAAGTATATTACAAAAGTAGAATTCGACTCGTTGAAACAGATTCCAATTATTCTGGCTAATAATACGGAAACAAATACCAACGGTATGGCTCTTTACTTTAAGGATGCGGTTGCCAGTTTCTTGAGTGACTGGTGTAAAGAGAACGATGTTGACCTGTATGGTGACGGACTGAAGATATATACTACGGTTGACTACCAGATGCAGCAATATGCAGAGGAAGCTGTAGACAAGCAAATGCGTATTATACAACGTAATTTTAATAGTCATTGGGGGAATGAAAACCCTTGGCAGGACGAAAATCATAAAGAAATTCCCGGTTTCATTGAAAATATTGCCAAGAAAACATCAGCCTATAAAGATTTGAAAAGAAAGTTTCCTAATCAACCCGATTCTATTGATTTTTATCTGAATAAACCTCATCGCCTCAAAGTATTTGATTATGAAACAGGTACACGTGATACTACCATCAGTACAATGGACTCTATCCGATATATGGAACATTTCATGCACACAGGCTTTGTAGCTATGGAACCTCAAACTGGTTTTGTAAAAGCATGGGTAGGCGATATAAATTTCGGATCGTGGAAGTATGACAAAGTTACTTCTGAACGCCAGCCGGGTTCTACATTCAAACTATTTGTATATGCTGCGGCATTCAATAACGGACTCTCGCCATGTGATACCCGCATCGATCAATATACAGATTGGGATGTAATAGATAAAGGTAAGCCAACAAAATGGGTTCCTCGCAATGCGGATGCAACCTATACAGGCGATACCATGTATCTGAAAGCAGCCTTTGCCCGTTCGATAAATACAATTGCCGTACAGCTTGCCAAAGAGGTAGGGATAGATGCCGTGATTAAAACAGCTCATGCAATGGGTATAAAAACTCCGTTGAACGAAACACCGTCCGTATCATTGGGTGCATCGGATGTTTCCCTATTGGAATTGGTTAACTCATATTGTACTGTTATAAACGATGGTATGACACACGATCCTGTACTGATTACCCGTATAGAGGATCGAAACGGAAAAGTCATTTATAAATACGATCCGAAACAAACTCAGGCACTACCTTACGAAACAGCTTTCTTAATGACAGAAATGCTTAGATCGGGACTTTCTGAACCGGGAGGAACATCGCAAGCTCTATGGGGTTTTAATCTCTTTAACTTCGATACCGACTTTGGAGGAAAAACAGGAACCTCATCCAATCATTCCGATGCATGGTTTGTAGGTGTTACCCCAAAATTAGTGGGCGGTGCATGGGTAGGTGGCGAACATCGAAGCATCCATTTCAGAACAGGGGCTTTGGGTCAAGGAAGCAGAACAGCCCTCCCTATATTCGGTTATTTTATGGAAAAAGTTCTAGCCGATAAAAACTTGGCAGCTTACAGAGGTCAGTTTCCAAAACCTAAACAGCCAATAAGTCGTAATTATCAGTGCCAAACTCCTAAGCGAGTAGAGATAGATTCAACAGCTGTTGATAGTCTAGCCATAGAGGGTGTAGATATCGATAATCTGATAGTACCAGTAGAAGAGTAA
- a CDS encoding HipA family kinase — MELRTVNVTRYITPLREGGSLPALAEADDGFKYVVKFRGAGHGTKALISELIGGQVAQTLGFRIPELVFVNLDEAFGRSEGDEEIQDLLQNSKGLNLGLHFLSGAFTFDPVVTHVDPKLASQIVWMDAFLTNVDRTVRNTNMLIWHKELWLIDHGATLYFHHSWVNWEKYAVSPFLQIKDHVLLPYASRLDEVDVEFKKILTSEKIGEIVDLIPDEWLEWGDEGETPGDIKKIYLQFLIERINNSQIFVKEAQNARKALI, encoded by the coding sequence ATGGAATTACGGACGGTTAATGTTACACGATATATTACTCCTTTGCGAGAAGGGGGGTCGTTACCTGCTTTGGCTGAGGCCGATGATGGGTTTAAATACGTTGTCAAATTCAGGGGGGCAGGGCATGGAACAAAGGCGTTGATTTCGGAGCTGATTGGTGGACAGGTTGCACAAACATTGGGTTTCCGTATCCCCGAGCTTGTTTTTGTGAATCTGGATGAAGCTTTTGGACGCAGCGAAGGGGATGAAGAGATTCAAGACCTGCTTCAGAATAGCAAAGGACTTAATCTGGGATTGCATTTTCTTTCGGGAGCATTTACATTTGATCCGGTGGTTACGCACGTTGATCCGAAACTGGCTTCACAAATTGTCTGGATGGATGCTTTCCTTACTAATGTCGATCGTACTGTCCGGAATACCAATATGCTTATCTGGCATAAAGAATTGTGGCTTATCGATCATGGTGCTACTCTGTATTTTCACCATTCTTGGGTCAATTGGGAGAAATATGCGGTAAGTCCTTTCCTTCAGATTAAAGATCATGTACTATTACCCTATGCCAGCCGGTTAGACGAGGTAGATGTTGAATTTAAAAAGATACTGACATCTGAAAAAATAGGTGAGATTGTAGATCTCATTCCAGACGAATGGTTGGAGTGGGGCGATGAAGGCGAAACGCCCGGTGATATAAAAAAGATTTATCTTCAGTTTTTAATTGAAAGGATAAATAATTCTCAAATCTTTGTAAAAGAGGCTCAAAATGCAAGAAAAGCACTTATATGA
- a CDS encoding DUF3037 domain-containing protein has product MQEKHLYEYAVIRVLPKVEREEFINVGIILFSKRAKYIKVLYKIDENKLKMFSDDVDIEEIDSILKAFEKISSGSKDGGVIATFDVPERFRWLTAVRSSCIQTSRPHSGFSSDLDQTIQCLFQELVL; this is encoded by the coding sequence ATGCAAGAAAAGCACTTATATGAATATGCTGTAATTCGAGTTTTACCCAAGGTTGAGCGCGAAGAATTTATTAATGTAGGTATTATCTTATTCTCGAAACGAGCTAAGTATATTAAAGTACTTTATAAGATAGATGAGAACAAACTGAAAATGTTTTCGGATGATGTAGATATTGAAGAGATTGACTCTATTCTGAAAGCTTTTGAGAAAATTAGCTCCGGATCGAAGGATGGCGGAGTTATTGCCACATTCGATGTTCCGGAACGATTCAGGTGGTTGACTGCTGTAAGAAGTTCGTGTATTCAGACCTCAAGACCTCATTCGGGTTTTTCGTCCGATTTAGATCAGACGATTCAATGTCTTTTTCAGGAGTTAGTACTGTAA